CAGCACCGGGCTGTTGTGATAGGCGGCGATCAGCCACTGGCCGTCTCGCTTCTCGAAAACCCAGGTGCAGTTCACCTTGCCCGTGTCCGGCACCTCGGTCTGACCGACGAACAGGATGCCGGATTCGCTGACGACGATCGCGCCGTCCCGGCCGACGAAGCGGATGCTGAGCTGCTTGTTGTGGGTCGAGCTGCCCTTGAGTGGCCCCTCGAAGCCCAGGGCCATGTTCTTGCGGATCACCTCACGGCTGTCACGGAGCGAGCCGGTCATGATTGCGGTCGCGTCCGCGGTGTAGTTGGCGACCATGCCGTCGGCGTCGCCGGCCTCCCACGCCTTGTAGGAGTCAACCAGTACGGCCTTGATTGCGGCCTGGTCTTCTGCACGACTGTCTGACATCAAGTTCTCCCTTGTGAGCGGTTCGCCCGGGGTATCCGGCGAACTCGCCAATACATACCCGCGGTGGAGTCGAAACTCATCGCACCGGCGGAAAGAGATGTAGGCGTGCTCGGCTACACACCATCCCCGACGTGGACATGTCCCTGGGCGTCGAGTCCGGCCGCCAGACCGAACGACGCGAAGACCTCGGACTCCTGGAACACCGAATTCCGGCTGATGCCCTCGGCGGTGACGGTGAAGATCTGAAGCGTGTGCAGCTCGTAACCGCCACCGACGCGCCGGTAGGCAGCGAACCCGGGCTGGCCGTTGGCCGAGACCGCCTTCAGACACCAATCCGTTCCGGCCTTCTCGAAGACCCACTCCATGAACAGTCCGTAGTTGCCGCGGCCGACGAACCAGTTGAGCACCGGCGGCATCTCCATGAGCACGTCCTCGGTGAGCAGCCGCTTGAGACCCTCGACGTCGGCGTGCTCGAACGCTTTCATGTAGCGATCGACCCAGGCGCGCTGCTCGGCTGCGGACGGCTCGCTGAGAGGTTCTTGCCGGACCTCGACTTCCTTCAGCCGGGTACGCGCCCGTTGCAGGGAGCTGTTCACCGACACGGCGGTAGTGCCGAGGATTTCCGCTGCCTCGGACGCGGAGAAGCTGAGCACGTCACGCAGGATCAGCGCACCGCGCTGACGCGCCGACAGGTGCTGCAGGGCGGCTGCGAACGCCAAGCGCAGGCTGCTGCGGTCGATCACGGCTCTAGCCGGATCGCCTGCGTCCAGCAACGAGTCCGGCAAGGGCTGGAGCCAGGCGGCGTTCTCTCCCTGGACGAGCGGCCCGAGCGGGTCCGACGCG
This is a stretch of genomic DNA from Nocardioides sp. InS609-2. It encodes these proteins:
- a CDS encoding SgcJ/EcaC family oxidoreductase → MSDSRAEDQAAIKAVLVDSYKAWEAGDADGMVANYTADATAIMTGSLRDSREVIRKNMALGFEGPLKGSSTHNKQLSIRFVGRDGAIVVSESGILFVGQTEVPDTGKVNCTWVFEKRDGQWLIAAYHNSPVLAPGQ
- a CDS encoding sigma-70 family RNA polymerase sigma factor; its protein translation is MTVREEGFDRLVEPFRTELLAYCYRMLGSAHDAEDLVQDTYLRAWRAREQYDDTRSSLRTWLYRIATNACLTALEIRGRRPLPSGLVAASDPLGPLVQGENAAWLQPLPDSLLDAGDPARAVIDRSSLRLAFAAALQHLSARQRGALILRDVLSFSASEAAEILGTTAVSVNSSLQRARTRLKEVEVRQEPLSEPSAAEQRAWVDRYMKAFEHADVEGLKRLLTEDVLMEMPPVLNWFVGRGNYGLFMEWVFEKAGTDWCLKAVSANGQPGFAAYRRVGGGYELHTLQIFTVTAEGISRNSVFQESEVFASFGLAAGLDAQGHVHVGDGV